In one Gossypium hirsutum isolate 1008001.06 chromosome D09, Gossypium_hirsutum_v2.1, whole genome shotgun sequence genomic region, the following are encoded:
- the LOC107892543 gene encoding agamous-like MADS-box protein AGL62: MASSSKKTRGKQKIEIKIIENEDDRLISFSKRRFGIYKKISELSTLCGCDILFIIFSPKGKPYSFAHPSIEAVTKRFLNPHQPLYETTDALVEAYRKVRIKSLVQDYNEVHDQLDASKEKQKAFSLAQQSCGSESHHWWKTPIYQLNPRELHELDKRFAEFINLISIARDKKIVSISSMHAAMDEDVPFVVPSRYGPSLQ, from the coding sequence ATGGCAAGCTCGAGCAAGAAAACTAGGGGAAAACAAAAAATTGAGATTAAGATAATTGAAAATGAGGATGATAGGCTCATCTCATTTTCAAAACGACGTTTTGGAATTTATAAGAAAATCTCTGAGCTCTCCACTTTATGTGGTTGTGACattctctttattattttctcaCCAAAAGGTAAGCCTTATTCGTTTGCTCATCCTTCTATTGAAGCTGTGACTAAACGCTTTCTAAACCCACACCAACCTCTTTATGAAACCACGGATGCTCTTGTTGAGGCTTACCGTAAGGTAAGAATCAAGTCGCTAGTCCAAGATTACAATGAGGTCCACGACCAACTAGATGcatcaaaagaaaaacaaaaggcaTTTTCTTTGGCCCAGCAATCATGTGGAAGCGAATctcatcattggtggaaaactccCATATATCAGCTTAACCCGAGGGAGCTCCATGAACTAGACAAACGTTTCGCAGAGTTCATCAACTTGATCTCTATCGCAAGAGACAAGAAGATTGTATCCATTTCCTCAATGCATGCTGCAATGGATGAGGATGTCCCTTTTGTCGTTCCTTCTAGATATGGCCCTAGTTTGCAGTAG